The candidate division WOR-3 bacterium genome includes a window with the following:
- the deoC gene encoding deoxyribose-phosphate aldolase, whose translation METIARYIDHTLLKPEAKPEDIVRLCEEAKRFGFATVCVNSGYVELAAQQLRGSDVGVCSVVGFPLGACLTGVKVAEAKAVVKAGASELDMVMNIGLFKGGQFSRVRDDIRAVVAEADGRVVKVIIEAGLLTEDEKRRATELVIEAGAHFVKTSTGFLGGGATKEDVALLAQVARGRIGVKASGGIRTFQQAKELIAAGATRLGTSAGIAIVQEEKNQT comes from the coding sequence ATGGAAACGATTGCCCGGTATATTGACCATACCCTTTTGAAGCCTGAGGCAAAGCCAGAGGATATTGTCAGGTTGTGTGAGGAGGCAAAGAGGTTCGGGTTTGCAACGGTATGCGTGAATTCGGGTTATGTGGAACTGGCGGCACAACAACTCAGGGGCAGCGATGTCGGGGTGTGTTCGGTTGTCGGTTTTCCGCTGGGTGCGTGTTTGACCGGGGTGAAGGTGGCAGAGGCAAAGGCGGTGGTGAAGGCGGGTGCGAGTGAACTTGATATGGTGATGAATATCGGGCTGTTTAAGGGTGGGCAGTTTTCCCGGGTAAGGGACGATATCCGGGCGGTGGTTGCTGAAGCCGATGGCAGGGTGGTGAAGGTGATAATTGAAGCCGGACTTTTAACCGAGGATGAGAAGAGGCGGGCAACCGAACTGGTAATTGAGGCGGGTGCCCATTTTGTTAAGACCTCAACCGGGTTTTTAGGGGGTGGGGCGACAAAGGAGGATGTGGCGCTCTTGGCGCAGGTTGCCCGTGGCAGAATCGGGGTCAAGGCGTCAGGCGGAATTCGTACTTTTCAGCAGGCAAAGGAGTTGATTGCGGCGGGCGCAACCCGTTTGGGCACGAGCGCCGGCATCGCAATCGTACAGGAGGAAAAAAATCAAACTTAA
- the kbl gene encoding glycine C-acetyltransferase, whose translation MAYGSIKSFLQNELKTVRDQGLYKEERYIHGPQGAKIAVEYPEGAPQKEVLNFCANNYLGLSSHPEVIKAAHEALEKWGYGLSSVRFICGTQALHRQLERKIAEFLGMEDAILYSSCFDANGGLFEVLLGAEDAIITDQLNHASIIDGIRLCKVPKERRLIYKHADMADLEAKLKEAREKGARFVMIATDGAFSMDGDVAKLNEIVPLAEKYDALVMIDDSHATGFMGKTGRGTHEYHNVMGKVDIITTTFGKAMGGASGGVTAARKEIVEILRQRSRPYLFSNTLCPVVAAATLRVIEILSETTERRDKLERNTKYFRKAMTEAGFDIKPGDHPIVPIMLYNAKLAQDFARDLYFEGIYVIGFFYPVVPRGQARIRVQLSAAHDQEHLDRAIAAFVKVGKKYEILGKSRDEIVARYGE comes from the coding sequence ATGGCATACGGTTCAATAAAGAGCTTTTTACAGAATGAGTTGAAGACGGTGCGGGACCAAGGTTTGTATAAGGAGGAACGGTATATCCATGGTCCCCAGGGAGCAAAAATCGCGGTTGAGTATCCAGAAGGTGCACCACAGAAGGAAGTTTTGAACTTCTGCGCCAACAACTACTTGGGGCTTTCCAGCCATCCGGAGGTAATCAAGGCGGCGCATGAGGCGCTGGAGAAGTGGGGTTATGGGCTGTCTTCGGTGCGGTTTATCTGCGGAACCCAGGCTTTGCACCGGCAACTGGAGCGCAAGATTGCCGAGTTTTTGGGGATGGAGGATGCGATTCTGTACTCGTCCTGCTTTGATGCGAATGGCGGGCTGTTTGAGGTGCTGTTGGGTGCGGAGGACGCAATCATCACCGACCAGTTGAACCATGCCTCAATTATTGATGGCATCCGGCTGTGCAAGGTGCCGAAGGAGCGGCGGTTGATTTACAAGCATGCGGATATGGCGGACCTGGAGGCGAAGTTGAAGGAGGCGCGGGAAAAGGGCGCAAGGTTTGTGATGATTGCAACCGATGGCGCATTTTCTATGGATGGTGATGTGGCGAAACTGAATGAGATTGTGCCGCTGGCAGAGAAGTACGATGCGCTGGTGATGATTGACGATTCGCATGCGACCGGGTTTATGGGCAAAACAGGCCGGGGCACACACGAGTACCACAATGTGATGGGTAAGGTTGATATCATCACAACAACATTTGGCAAGGCGATGGGCGGTGCATCAGGCGGGGTTACCGCGGCGCGCAAGGAGATTGTGGAGATTCTGCGGCAGCGTTCCCGGCCCTATCTCTTCTCCAATACGCTGTGCCCGGTGGTGGCGGCAGCGACTTTAAGGGTGATTGAGATTCTGTCCGAGACAACCGAGCGCCGGGATAAATTAGAGAGAAATACAAAGTACTTCCGCAAGGCGATGACCGAAGCCGGTTTTGACATCAAGCCCGGCGACCATCCGATTGTGCCGATTATGCTCTACAATGCAAAACTGGCGCAGGACTTTGCCCGGGATTTGTACTTTGAGGGGATTTATGTGATTGGGTTCTTCTATCCGGTGGTGCCGCGCGGTCAGGCACGGATTCGGGTACAGTTGTCTGCAGCGCATGACCAGGAGCATCTGGACCGGGCGATTGCGGCGTTTGTCAAAGTGGGCAAGAAGTACGAAATCCTGGGCAAGAGCCGGGATGAGATTGTTGCCCGCTATGGAGAATAG